GGTGATCCGGGCGAGGGTGAGGGAGGCCCCGCCCACGCCGAGCACGTGCGCGGGGTGCAGGGGCGCGTCGGTCGCGAGCTCGGAGAGGTCCGAGGCGATCCACCACGTCACGCTGCCGCGGTCGTCCTCGGCCGCGTAGGGCGCGAGGTCGATGAGGGCGCGCAGGCGCTGGGTGCCCCCGTCGGCCGCATCCCCGCAAGCCGCATCCCCGCCAGCCGCATCCCCGTCGGCCCGCTCGCCCGCGGGCCCGACGATCCCGAGCCGCTCCGCCCCTGCCGCGCCGAGCGTCGGCAGCACCTCGTCGAGGCGCTCCCGCGTCACGGTCGCGCCGAGGGTGAACACGCCCAGCAGCGTCCCGGCCGGATCCGTGATCGTCCGCAGCGCGCGGCGGGCGGGGACGGCGTCCTCGCGGCGCAGGGCCGCTGCGGCGACGGGGCCCAGCAGCTCCTCGACGTGCTCGCTGAGATAGCGGGCCGCGCGCAGGTCCGCGCGCAGGGCATCGACGTCCGCCGGCAGGACGGTCGGCGGCGCGACCGGGGTGTGGGGGGGCATGGCTACGATTGTGCCCCAGCGTCCTGGTGCCGAACCGAGCACCGGGTGTGGGATGTGCGCAGACCCTGTGAGGGGCGCGAAGGGAGCGGTGACGGATGCGGGCAGGCAGGGCATCCGAGCTCCTCGCTGATCTCAGCGCCCCGCTGATCAGGCGCGACTGCCTCACCCACATCGAGCGGCGGCCCGCGCGCGAGGGCCGCCGGGGCACGTTCGCCGAGTGGACCGACCCGCGCCTGCTCACCCATCTCGCGAGCCGCGGCATCACCGCCCCATGGATCCACCAGGAGCAGGCCGCGCGTCTCGCCCACGACGGTCGCGACGTGGTCCTCGCCACGGCCACCGCCTCCGGCAAGTCCCTCGCCTACCTGCTGCCCGTCCTCACCGCGATCGGGGCCCGGGAGCTGGACATCGAGGCGCGACGGGCGACGACGCTCTACCTCTCGCCCACCAAGGCGCTCGCCGCGGACCAGCTCACCAACATCACCGCCATGGCCGACGGCGCCGGGATCCGCGACGCCCGCGTGGCCGTGTACGACGGGGACACCCCCACCGAGCAGCGCCGCTGGGTGCGCCGCCACGGCACGATCGTGCTCACCAACCCCGACATGCTCCACTTCGGGATCCTGCCCGGCCACGAGCAGTGGGCCCACTTCTTCCGCGCCCTGCGCTACGTCGTCATCGACGAGTGCCACAGCTATCGCGGCGTGTTCGGCAGCCATGTCGCGATGGTGATCCGGCGCCTGCGCCGCATCGCCGCGCACTACAAGGCCGACCCCACCTTCATCCTCGCCTCCGCCACCACCGCGAACCCGGAGCTGTCCGCCTCGCGGCTGATCGGCCGGGACGTCGAGGCGGTCACCGAGGACGGCTCCCCGCGCGCCGGTCTCACGATCGGCCTGTGGGAGCCGGGGACCCGCGCCCGGGTCGACGGGCGCGGCGACCCCGCGCATCGGGACGACAGCGTGCTCGCGTCGATCGACGAGGAGGCGGACGAGGAGGCCGATCAGGCCGGGGACCCGTCGGGCTCGGACTCGGGCGGGGGCGCCGCCCGGCGCGAGGACCCGCTGCGCCGCTCGGCGACCAGCGAGGCCGCGGCGCTGCTCGCCGACCTCGTCGAGCGCGAGGTGCAGACCCTCGTCTTCGCCCGCTCCCGCCGCGGCGCCGAGCTGATCTCCACCGGCGCCCAGCGCCTGCTCGGCCAGAAGGCGGAGAGGAGCGGCAACGGTGAGCTCGCGAGGCGTGCGCAGCAGGTCGCCGCCTACCGCGGCGGCTACCTCGCCCGCGACCGACGCGCGCTCGAGGACTCCCTGCGCTCCGGGGAGCTGCGGGCGCTCGCCTCCACCAATGCCCTCGAGCTCGGCATCGACATCGCCGGGCTCGACGCGGTGCTGGTCGCCGGCTGGCCCGGCACCCGCGCGTCGCTGTGGCAGCAGTTCGGCCGGGCCGGGCGGCGCCAGGACACCGGCGGCGGGGCGCTGGCGATGTTCGTGGCCCGCGAGGACCCGTTGGACACGTACGTCGTCCACCACCCCGAGACCGTGTTCGGCGCCGAGGTCGAGGCGGCCGTGTTCGACCCCGCGAACCCGTACGTGATGACCCCGCACCTGTGCGCCGCCGCGTCCGAGCTCGCCATCCGCGACGGCGAGGAGGAGATCTTCGGCCCCACCGCTCGGGACCTGCTGATGACCCTCGCCCGACGCGGCGTGCTCCGCTCCCGTCCCACCGGCTGGTACTGGACCCTCAGCGAATCCGCCCACGAACTCACCGACCTGCGCGGCAGCGGCGGGGAGCCGGTGCGGATCGTCGAGGAGAGCAGCGGCGTGCTGCTGGGCACCGTCGACTCCGCGAGCGCCCACACCCAGGTCCACGACGGCGCCGTGTACCTCCACCAGGGCACCAGCTACGTCGTCAACCACCTCGACGTCGACCAGGCCGTCGCCTTCGTGCACCGCGAGGACCCGCTGCACTCCACCCATCCCCTCGCCGCGTCCTCCCTGCGGATCCGCCAGGTGGACCGGGAGATCGACTGGGCGGACGGCGTGCGGCTCTGCTTCGGCACCGTGGACGTCACCGACCAGGTCACCGGCTACCAGGTCCGCGACGTGTACACCCAGGCCTTCCTCGCCGAGCACCCCCTGGACCTGCCTCCGCGCACCCTGACCACCAAGGCGGTGTGGTGGGTGATCCCGCGGGCGCGCACCGACGCCGCCGGGATCCCGTCCGACGAGCTGCCCGGCGCCCTGCACGCCGCCGAGCACGCCGCTATCTCGATGCTGCCGCTGCTGGCCACCTGCGACCGCTGGGACATCGGCGGACTCTCCGCCCTCCAGCACGAGGACACCGGGGAGCCGTCGATCTTCGTGTACGACGGGGCGCCGGGCGGCGCCGGCTTCGCCGAGCGCGGGGCCGACGACGCGGCCGCCTGGGTGCGCGCCACGGCCGACATGATCGCCGAGTGCTCGTGCGAGGCGGGCTGCCCCGCCTGCGTGGTCTCCCCGAAGTGCGGCAACGGCAACGAGCCCCTGTCGAAGTCGCAGGCCGCCGCACTGCTGGAGCTGCTGCACGAGTGAGCCGCGGCCGGGCGCGCCGGGGCGTCGCCGCACCGGCTGCGCCGCCCGCACCGGCTGCCGCACCGCCCGCACGGGCGGCCGCTGCCGCACCGTGACCGAACCGTGACGGTGTCGGCGGGTCGGCGACGACCGCCGCACACGACAATCGGCATGTTCCCCGCACGCCGGGGCGGAGCGGCGGGGGAGCCGCCAGGGGTGGAGGAGCCACCGATGAGCAGTGCCGTGCTGGACCGCCCGGAGCAGGCGGTCCCTGCCTCGCGCCCGACACCGCGCGAGCGGCTGCGCGCCCTCGTCTCCCCGCCCCGGATCACTGCGCTGGACGCGGCACGGGCCCTGGCGATCCTGGGGATGGTCGGGGCGCACGTGGGGAATATCCCGCCCTTCGAGCTGGGGAACCCCTTCAGCTGGCTGGTCGTGGTCAATGGCAACTCCGCCCTGCTCTTCGCCGTCCTCGCCGGGATTTCCATCGCCCTGCTCACCGGCAGGCAGCGGATCCCCGAGGTCGAGGAGCTTCCGCGCCTGCGGGCGGGGCTGCTCGGGCGGGCGCTGGTGATCTTCCTGATCGGCCTGGTGCTCGAGATGCTCGGCACCTCCATCTCGGTGATCCTCACCTTCTACGGGGTCATGTACGTCCTGGCGCTGCCCGTGCTGCGCTGGCGGCCCGGCCGCCTGCTCCTGCTCGCCCTGCCGATCGCGCTGGTGGGGCCGCTGCTCTCCGCCGCCGTGGAGGTGTTCTCGCTGGGCGGGTACGGCGCCGGGACGAGCCTGGTGGTGACCGGCGTGTACGGCGTGACCACCTGGACACCGCTGATGCTGCTCGGCATGGCGCTGGGCCGGCTGCCGCTGGAGCGCAAGCGCGTGGCCGCCGCGCTCGCCGGGATCGGCGCGGTGCTCGCGATCGGCGCCACCGTGCTCGGCTCTGCCCTGTTCTTCCTGGTCATGCTCTTCTTCCCGGACTACGGCGGGGTGGTCTACAACCAGAGCTCCTCGTACAGTGCCGATTTCGGTGAGTCGGGGTCCTGGGTGTCGACGGAGTACGACCCGGGCACCGTGCCCGCGGACAGCATCGACTTCACCGACATGGTCTGCTATCCGCCGATGCCGGGCGATCCCACGGTGTTCTGCGAGCCCGCGGACTACTGGACGACGGGCGCCTGGGGGACGGAGTCCTCGGATGACCTGACGTACGTGGAGGTGGACGCCGAGACCGGCGAGATCCTCGCCGTCGACTCCGCAGGCGGGGCCGACGTCCAGGGGTGGGAGTCCTACGGGGACATGCTGTGGGAGATGGACCCCGCATGGAGGCTCGGCGACTCCGTGATCTCTCTCGAGCCGCACTCCGGCTCGACCCTGGAGATCTTCCGCTCCGGCGGGATCGCGCTGCTGGTGATCGGCGTGCTGCTGCTCGTGGCGCGGCCCCTGCGGTGGGTGCTGCTGCCGCTGTCGGCGCTGGGGTCGATGCCGCTGACGGCCTACTCCCTCCATATCGTCTCGGTGTTCCTGCTGGCCGGTCCCGGAGGCTGGATCGTCGACAACCGGGTGTGGGCGGTGACGGCGGTGGCGCTGCTGCTCGCCTGCACCCTCTGGTCGGCGCTGCGGGGACGCGGCCCGCTCGAGGAGCTCACCGCACGCGTCTCGCGTCGCATCGCCCGGACCGTGCCGGCCCCGGCCGCTGTGACGGCGCCCGACGTCGGTCAGACGACGGCGGACGCCGCCTCGACGACGGCGGACATCGGCGCGGCCCCTGCCCCTCAGCCGCCCCGCACCGATCAGCCCGGTGCCACGACCCCGGCCACAAGGGCCTGGGCGGCGACCACCTGGACTCCGAGCACCGCCTCGCCCAGTACCCCCTCGCAGGAGACGGCACCTCGGAGCGGGACGGCACCTCAGGGCGGGATGGCACCGCAGCAAGGCACGACGCCCGAGGCGGGGACGACGCCGGCTGAGGGCGCGGGAACGCCGCCGCAGTGACTCTGCAGTGACCCCGCCGCCCGCCCTCACGGCAGCTCCGCGGGTCCGGGACCGGCTCGTGCCCGGGTCGTGGCGGGTGGCAGGGGTGACGCGTCCACCTCCACGCTGACCAGCACGTCCCACTCCCGCATCTCGCAGTGCGCGAGCCGGGCGCCGTTGCGCTCGGCGACCTCGGCGGCCACCTGGCAGGGGTAGGGGTGGGCGACAGCGAGGGCGTCAGCCCCGCCGAGGGCGGCCAGGTCCGCGGCGGTCCCCGCCCGGGCATGGGCGAGGGTCCCCGCGCCCAGCAGAGACAGCGCCGCGATCATCGCGGTGGTCGCACCGGTCCAGGCCAGCACGGAGGCGCCGCCGGTGCTCATGGGGAGCCTCCCTCGATCAGATGAGGCTCCCGCCGGGCCTCCGCATCGGCGGTGAGGGTCCAGGACACTCCGGCGAGCAGGCCCGTCGGTGCGCGAAGGGTGCGGGACGTCTCCACCCGCACCCATTGGCCGTCCCCGGAGACGCTCACCGCAGTGCCCTCGCCCCCGATGCGCCGGGCCACGTCCGCGGCTGCCCCTGGATCCTCGCCGCGGGCCAGCTCCCGGGCGGCCCCGCGCGCCGCGCCCTCCAGGCGCACCTGGGCGCCGAGACCGGTGCCGGCCAGCAGCAGCACCACGACCATCGCCACCACCACGGGCAGCACGATCGCTGTCTCCGCGGTGGCGGACCCCCGGTCGTCCCGCAGACGGGACGACCGGGCGGACCGCGGCATCACGACCCCATGGACAGGGCCGAGGTGATGATTCCCATCAGCAGCGTGCGAACCTCCCCGGACGCGAGCAGCGCGACCAGGACGGCGGCGAAGCCGCAGGCCGCGAGCACCGTGATGGCGTACTCGGCGGTCGAGGCCCCGGTCTCGTCGCGCAGCCGGCGACCGAGCGAGCGGGGTGCGGCGGCGCCGAGGACGGCGACGCGCGCGAGACGGGTGCGGGTAGTGGACATGGTGCTCCTCCTTCGATCCGGGACAGCGCTCGCCGCCCCGCAGTGGCGGCCGAGGCCGCCGTGCCCGGCCCAAGTGGGCGGGGCGCACCGGGACTCTCCCGGTGGTCGGTGCCTCACATCCCGGTGGAGGTGAGGGAGAGGGTGCCGCCCAGCAGGGAGGCGACCGTGGGGACGATGCCGAGGGCCACGAAGGCCGGCAGCAGGGTCACGCCGGTGGGGAGCACGAGCCGCACCGCCAGCTCGGCGGCCCGCACCTCCGCGTCCCGGGCTCGGCCCCGGCGTGCATCCCGCGCTGCGGAGCGCAGCACCCGGGCGAGGTCGGCGCCGGTGCTCTCGGCGAGGACGGCGGAGCTGGACAGGGCCTCGAGCTCGCGAGGCAGGCCGGCGGTCGCGACCGGGGCGGGGATCCCCGCGGCCAGGGCCGCTGCGCTGCGGTGCAGCGACTCGGCGTCCGCCCCTGCGGGAAGCGCCTCGGCCACGTCGCGCACCGCCCGGGACAGCGGCAGTCCGGATTCCAGTGCCCCGGCCACGAGCTCGAGCACGACGGAGGGATCCACTGCTGCGTCGCGGGGCGGATCGGCGCGCCGCATCAGGCGCCGCATCCACCACCAGCCCGCGACCGTGAGTGCCACTCCCACGGCGCCGAGCAGTCGTCCGGCGCCCGAGCCGAGCAGGAGCCGCAGCGGATCACCGCCCAGCAGCATCCCCAGCCCCAGCCCTGCCAGCGGCAGCACCAGGAGGATGCGCGCGGTCGAGCGGGGACCGGCGAAGGCGCTGCGCCGGGCCTGCGCGGCATCGTGGAGGTCGCGGAGCGCGTCCGCGAGGTGCTGGAG
This genomic interval from Brachybacterium aquaticum contains the following:
- a CDS encoding DUF4244 domain-containing protein; this encodes MSTTRTRLARVAVLGAAAPRSLGRRLRDETGASTAEYAITVLAACGFAAVLVALLASGEVRTLLMGIITSALSMGS
- a CDS encoding Rv3654c family TadE-like protein — protein: MSTGGASVLAWTGATTAMIAALSLLGAGTLAHARAGTAADLAALGGADALAVAHPYPCQVAAEVAERNGARLAHCEMREWDVLVSVEVDASPLPPATTRARAGPGPAELP
- a CDS encoding DEAD/DEAH box helicase; this encodes MRAGRASELLADLSAPLIRRDCLTHIERRPAREGRRGTFAEWTDPRLLTHLASRGITAPWIHQEQAARLAHDGRDVVLATATASGKSLAYLLPVLTAIGARELDIEARRATTLYLSPTKALAADQLTNITAMADGAGIRDARVAVYDGDTPTEQRRWVRRHGTIVLTNPDMLHFGILPGHEQWAHFFRALRYVVIDECHSYRGVFGSHVAMVIRRLRRIAAHYKADPTFILASATTANPELSASRLIGRDVEAVTEDGSPRAGLTIGLWEPGTRARVDGRGDPAHRDDSVLASIDEEADEEADQAGDPSGSDSGGGAARREDPLRRSATSEAAALLADLVEREVQTLVFARSRRGAELISTGAQRLLGQKAERSGNGELARRAQQVAAYRGGYLARDRRALEDSLRSGELRALASTNALELGIDIAGLDAVLVAGWPGTRASLWQQFGRAGRRQDTGGGALAMFVAREDPLDTYVVHHPETVFGAEVEAAVFDPANPYVMTPHLCAAASELAIRDGEEEIFGPTARDLLMTLARRGVLRSRPTGWYWTLSESAHELTDLRGSGGEPVRIVEESSGVLLGTVDSASAHTQVHDGAVYLHQGTSYVVNHLDVDQAVAFVHREDPLHSTHPLAASSLRIRQVDREIDWADGVRLCFGTVDVTDQVTGYQVRDVYTQAFLAEHPLDLPPRTLTTKAVWWVIPRARTDAAGIPSDELPGALHAAEHAAISMLPLLATCDRWDIGGLSALQHEDTGEPSIFVYDGAPGGAGFAERGADDAAAWVRATADMIAECSCEAGCPACVVSPKCGNGNEPLSKSQAAALLELLHE
- a CDS encoding TadE family type IV pilus minor pilin — protein: MPRSARSSRLRDDRGSATAETAIVLPVVVAMVVVLLLAGTGLGAQVRLEGAARGAARELARGEDPGAAADVARRIGGEGTAVSVSGDGQWVRVETSRTLRAPTGLLAGVSWTLTADAEARREPHLIEGGSP
- a CDS encoding type II secretion system F family protein; this translates as MSADLPFSLPGILLPGLLLVPLGAVLAWVLTPPGGATAGPAPAGRGRRTPSTALGAARMIEQLATVISSGSSIRQAWSALARTLPEGQLRDLARACAAGADPRRAAQPGPGRGASRERDEATLTSLGAALAVCERTGAPTSQMLQHLADALRDLHDAAQARRSAFAGPRSTARILLVLPLAGLGLGMLLGGDPLRLLLGSGAGRLLGAVGVALTVAGWWWMRRLMRRADPPRDAAVDPSVVLELVAGALESGLPLSRAVRDVAEALPAGADAESLHRSAAALAAGIPAPVATAGLPRELEALSSSAVLAESTGADLARVLRSAARDARRGRARDAEVRAAELAVRLVLPTGVTLLPAFVALGIVPTVASLLGGTLSLTSTGM
- a CDS encoding heparan-alpha-glucosaminide N-acetyltransferase domain-containing protein, with translation MSSAVLDRPEQAVPASRPTPRERLRALVSPPRITALDAARALAILGMVGAHVGNIPPFELGNPFSWLVVVNGNSALLFAVLAGISIALLTGRQRIPEVEELPRLRAGLLGRALVIFLIGLVLEMLGTSISVILTFYGVMYVLALPVLRWRPGRLLLLALPIALVGPLLSAAVEVFSLGGYGAGTSLVVTGVYGVTTWTPLMLLGMALGRLPLERKRVAAALAGIGAVLAIGATVLGSALFFLVMLFFPDYGGVVYNQSSSYSADFGESGSWVSTEYDPGTVPADSIDFTDMVCYPPMPGDPTVFCEPADYWTTGAWGTESSDDLTYVEVDAETGEILAVDSAGGADVQGWESYGDMLWEMDPAWRLGDSVISLEPHSGSTLEIFRSGGIALLVIGVLLLVARPLRWVLLPLSALGSMPLTAYSLHIVSVFLLAGPGGWIVDNRVWAVTAVALLLACTLWSALRGRGPLEELTARVSRRIARTVPAPAAVTAPDVGQTTADAASTTADIGAAPAPQPPRTDQPGATTPATRAWAATTWTPSTASPSTPSQETAPRSGTAPQGGMAPQQGTTPEAGTTPAEGAGTPPQ